The following proteins are encoded in a genomic region of Ostrea edulis chromosome 7, xbOstEdul1.1, whole genome shotgun sequence:
- the LOC130048360 gene encoding IQ motif and SEC7 domain-containing protein 2-like isoform X6 — protein sequence MFGVTRELSISVTSSHSGEEFLRNKNRSRSVGGSPLESPRSSRLLTQTSLHSNRCQRQRSFRRNEDEIKRSRSQSVAYELSQDLQDKQVEMLERKYGGSIRSRRAAKIIQRAFRQYTMNKNFEKLRIAVGERRFSKRLSELGRSNTVSADAYFLGGSPILQGNGELQRHSDILGKRVDSDKLRFGENRLRQQMSLDQNVRFDSQLPFRRSSDKRKLERHKEVDLTDIPKDLKSVSNETNNNRNSCPEMNESSASDSPQPTPVDSTIDPHSLDCETLLENKDTGIVLAESFHSDQSHADGSLYLGGYNHKKMSASSLYSNASTDTLENNKSESYDSYKSNFSDSGSYGSQGDLQIRIDNIQPETVRTPEQKQMADQAHKYYMQQEIKLRKNDSSGSLSGKKPPQVPVRVPEASPIWKRKGINTNGAPPPPASVNKLQEPKRMSNISEISEADSLLEVQCSSSPSSETISLGSETSLGYQRKVRLSGTPEHGGHGVVHKSDKSRKRTYRIGLNMFNKKPEKGIVFLCDHGFIGETPSEVAHFLITRKGLSKQMIGEYLGNLQKPFNQQVLEYFAQEIDLSGLQVDMALRKFQSYFRMPGEAQKIERLMEAFADRYCACNPDQIKNFRNLDTIFLLAFAIIMLNTDSHNSSIKAERKMKVDDFIRNLRDIDDGQDVDRDMLIGIYNRIQVQEFRAGVDHVTQVMKVEQTVVGKKPQLALPHRRLVCYCRLYEVHDPNKKEKIGLHQREVFLFNDLLLITKIFSKKKSGITYSYKQSFSLSGMQVYLFETSHYQYGVRLVGGVNNKVLITLNARNDHDRQKFVDDLREAILETNGMETIRIEEELQKHSANHNTLDRHYANDDSRVLMYELMKPSDPSINRLSAPDCPALQKLPLSNSLTDLCQGQGMRRGSSGGSLDSGVASGGSGGVVVYGDMTSQNSQTSLHSRGSPATPKTSQISLQSLGSPTIQSGVKGRRKQAVSLRKGLPVGTDV from the exons ATGTTTGGGGTTACACGTGAATTAAGCATTTC TGTAACTAGCTCACATAGTGGAGAGGAATTTCTGCGGAACAAGAATCGGTCTCGCTCCGTGGGGGGATCACCACTCGAGTCACCGCGAAGCAGCAGACTTCTCACACAGACCAGTCTCCACAGCAACCGCTGTCAGCGACAAAGGTCCTTTCGAAGAAATGAAGACGAAATAAAACGTTCTCGGTCACAGTCTGTGGCCTACGAACTGTCACAAGACTTACAGGACAAGCAGGTTGAAATGTTAGAAAGAAAGTATGGTGGATCTATACGATCGCGGCGTGCCGCAAAAATTATCCAGAGGGCATTCCGCCAGTATACCATGAACAAAAACTTTGAGAAATTACGAATAGCAGTTGGTGAACGTAGATTTTCAAAACGTTTATCAGAATTGGGTAGAAGCAACACAGTAAGTGCTGATGCATATTTCTTGGGTGGATCACCAATTTTACAAGGTAATGGTGAATTACAAAGACACTCGGACATTCTAGGCAAGCGAGTGGACAGTGATAAACTTCGATTCGGTGAAAACCGACTGCGACAACAAATGTCCTTGGACCAAAATGTTAGATTTGATTCACAACTACCATTCAGAAGATCCTCTGATAAAAGAAAGTTGGAACGGCACAAGGAGGTGGACTTAACGGATATTCCAAAAGACTTAAAATCTGTCTCCAACGAAACTAATAATAACCGAAACTCTTGTCCTGAAATGAATGAAAGCAGTGCTAGTGATTCTCCTCAGCCGACGCCAGTGGACAGCACGATAGATCCACACAGTCTGGATTGTGAAACTCTATTGGAAAATAAAGATACTGGTATTGTGTTAGCAGAGAGTTTTCACAGTGATCAGAGTCATGCGGATGGATCGTTATACCTGGGTGGTTACAATCATAAGAAAATGTCCGCCTCATCGCTATATTCCAATGCAAGTACAGATACAttagaaaataataaaagtGAATCATATGATTCGTATAAATCCAATTTCTCAGACTCTGGCTCCTATGGTAGCCAGGGCGATCTACAAATCCGAATAGACAACATCCAGCCAGAAACGGTACGAACTCCTGAACAAAAACAAATGGCAGATCAAGCCCATAAGTATTACATGCAACAGGAAATCAAACTCCGTAAAAATGACAGTTCTGGTTCTTTATCTGGGAAAAAACCGCCTCAGGTACCAGTCAGAGTTCCCGAAGCCTCACCTATATGGAAACGTAAAGGCATTAACACAAACGGAGCTCCGCCACCACCAGCTAGTGTTAACAAACTACAGGAACCAAAACGTATGAGCAATATATCCGAAATCAGTGAAGCAGACTCTCTACTAGAGGTCCAGTGCTCAAGTTCTCCTAGCTCAGAAACTATTAGTTTAGGTAGTGAGACCAGTTTAGGATACCAGCGTAAAGTTCGCTTAAGTGGAACACCAGAACATGGTGGACATGGGGTGGTACATAAATCTGACAAGTCTCGGAAAAGGACTTACCGGATAGGGCTCAATATGTTTAATAA AAAACCAGAGAAGGGGATTGTGTTCCTGTGTGATCATGGCTTTATTGGGGAGACCCCGTCAGAAGTGGCCCATTTTCTGATCACCAGGAAGGGACTCAGTAAGCAGATGATTGGGGAGTACCTAGGGAACCTCCAGAAGCCATTCAACCAACAAGTGTTAGA ATACTTTGCTCAAGAAATTGACTTGTCCGGTCTCCAGGTGGACATGGCCCTCAGGAAATTCCAGTCCTACTTCAGAATGCCC GGTGAAGCACAGAAGATCGAGCGTTTAATGGAG GCGTTTGCTGACCGTTACTGTGCATGTAACCCTGACCAAATCAAGAATTTCCGAAATCTGGACACAATCTTCCTCTTAGCATTCGCCATCATAATGTTAAACACAGACTCTCATAACTCCAGCATTAAGGCCGAACGCAAAATGAAAGTAGATGATTTCATCAGGAATCTGCGAG ACATAGATGATGGTCAAGATGTGGACCGAGACATGTTGATTGGGATCTACAACCGAATCCAGGTCCAGGAGTTCCGCGCGGGGGTCGACCATGTCACTCAGGTCATGAAGGTCGAGCAGACGGTGGTAGGCAAGAAACCA CAACTAGCTCTTCCCCACCGTCGCCTGGTGTGTTACTGTCGTTTGTATGAAGTCCACGATCCGAACAAAAAAGAGAAAATTGGTCTCCATCAGCGAGAAGTCTTCCTGTtcaatgacctacttttg ATTACGAAAATATTCAGTAAGAAGAAGTCGGGCATTACCTACTCTTACAAACAGTCCTTCTCACTCAGCGGCATGCAGGTCTATCTGTTTGAAACCTCAC ATTATCAGTACGGCGTGCGGCTGGTGGGAGGTGTGAACAATAAAGTACTAATCACGCTGAATGCTAGAAATGACCACGATCGACAAAAATTTGTGGATGATCTAAGGGAGGCAATTTTGGAG ACCAATGGAATGGAAACGATACGTATAGAAGAAGAGCTGCAGAAACACAGTGCCAATCACAACACGCTCGACAGACATTATGCAAATGACGACTCGCGTGTATTAATGTACGAGCTCATGAAGCCATCAGATCCATCTATAAATAGGCTGTCAGCCCCCGACTGCCCCGCCTTACAGAAACTTCCTCTGTCCAATTCTCTTACTGATCTATGTCAAG GTCAAGGGATGAGGAGAGGTAGCAGTGGTGGATCTTTGGACAGTGGAGTG GCGTCTGGAGGATCCGGGGGAGTGGTGGTATATGGGGACATGACATCACAGAACAGTCAGACCAGTCTACATTCCCGGGGGTCACCAGCCACCCCCAAAACCAGCCAAATTAGTCTACAGTCTCTGGGATCACCCACGATACAGTCAGGGGTCAAAGGTCGAAGGAAACAGGCAGTGTCACTCAGGAAGGGGTTGCCAGTGGGTACAGATGTCTGA
- the LOC130048360 gene encoding IQ motif and SEC7 domain-containing protein 2-like isoform X5, translated as MKMNALFLKLGFKKIVTSSHSGEEFLRNKNRSRSVGGSPLESPRSSRLLTQTSLHSNRCQRQRSFRRNEDEIKRSRSQSVAYELSQDLQDKQVEMLERKYGGSIRSRRAAKIIQRAFRQYTMNKNFEKLRIAVGERRFSKRLSELGRSNTVSADAYFLGGSPILQGNGELQRHSDILGKRVDSDKLRFGENRLRQQMSLDQNVRFDSQLPFRRSSDKRKLERHKEVDLTDIPKDLKSVSNETNNNRNSCPEMNESSASDSPQPTPVDSTIDPHSLDCETLLENKDTGIVLAESFHSDQSHADGSLYLGGYNHKKMSASSLYSNASTDTLENNKSESYDSYKSNFSDSGSYGSQGDLQIRIDNIQPETVRTPEQKQMADQAHKYYMQQEIKLRKNDSSGSLSGKKPPQVPVRVPEASPIWKRKGINTNGAPPPPASVNKLQEPKRMSNISEISEADSLLEVQCSSSPSSETISLGSETSLGYQRKVRLSGTPEHGGHGVVHKSDKSRKRTYRIGLNMFNKKPEKGIVFLCDHGFIGETPSEVAHFLITRKGLSKQMIGEYLGNLQKPFNQQVLEYFAQEIDLSGLQVDMALRKFQSYFRMPGEAQKIERLMEAFADRYCACNPDQIKNFRNLDTIFLLAFAIIMLNTDSHNSSIKAERKMKVDDFIRNLRDIDDGQDVDRDMLIGIYNRIQVQEFRAGVDHVTQVMKVEQTVVGKKPQLALPHRRLVCYCRLYEVHDPNKKEKIGLHQREVFLFNDLLLITKIFSKKKSGITYSYKQSFSLSGMQVYLFETSHYQYGVRLVGGVNNKVLITLNARNDHDRQKFVDDLREAILETNGMETIRIEEELQKHSANHNTLDRHYANDDSRVLMYELMKPSDPSINRLSAPDCPALQKLPLSNSLTDLCQGQGMRRGSSGGSLDSGVASGGSGGVVVYGDMTSQNSQTSLHSRGSPATPKTSQISLQSLGSPTIQSGVKGRRKQAVSLRKGLPVGTDV; from the exons TGTAACTAGCTCACATAGTGGAGAGGAATTTCTGCGGAACAAGAATCGGTCTCGCTCCGTGGGGGGATCACCACTCGAGTCACCGCGAAGCAGCAGACTTCTCACACAGACCAGTCTCCACAGCAACCGCTGTCAGCGACAAAGGTCCTTTCGAAGAAATGAAGACGAAATAAAACGTTCTCGGTCACAGTCTGTGGCCTACGAACTGTCACAAGACTTACAGGACAAGCAGGTTGAAATGTTAGAAAGAAAGTATGGTGGATCTATACGATCGCGGCGTGCCGCAAAAATTATCCAGAGGGCATTCCGCCAGTATACCATGAACAAAAACTTTGAGAAATTACGAATAGCAGTTGGTGAACGTAGATTTTCAAAACGTTTATCAGAATTGGGTAGAAGCAACACAGTAAGTGCTGATGCATATTTCTTGGGTGGATCACCAATTTTACAAGGTAATGGTGAATTACAAAGACACTCGGACATTCTAGGCAAGCGAGTGGACAGTGATAAACTTCGATTCGGTGAAAACCGACTGCGACAACAAATGTCCTTGGACCAAAATGTTAGATTTGATTCACAACTACCATTCAGAAGATCCTCTGATAAAAGAAAGTTGGAACGGCACAAGGAGGTGGACTTAACGGATATTCCAAAAGACTTAAAATCTGTCTCCAACGAAACTAATAATAACCGAAACTCTTGTCCTGAAATGAATGAAAGCAGTGCTAGTGATTCTCCTCAGCCGACGCCAGTGGACAGCACGATAGATCCACACAGTCTGGATTGTGAAACTCTATTGGAAAATAAAGATACTGGTATTGTGTTAGCAGAGAGTTTTCACAGTGATCAGAGTCATGCGGATGGATCGTTATACCTGGGTGGTTACAATCATAAGAAAATGTCCGCCTCATCGCTATATTCCAATGCAAGTACAGATACAttagaaaataataaaagtGAATCATATGATTCGTATAAATCCAATTTCTCAGACTCTGGCTCCTATGGTAGCCAGGGCGATCTACAAATCCGAATAGACAACATCCAGCCAGAAACGGTACGAACTCCTGAACAAAAACAAATGGCAGATCAAGCCCATAAGTATTACATGCAACAGGAAATCAAACTCCGTAAAAATGACAGTTCTGGTTCTTTATCTGGGAAAAAACCGCCTCAGGTACCAGTCAGAGTTCCCGAAGCCTCACCTATATGGAAACGTAAAGGCATTAACACAAACGGAGCTCCGCCACCACCAGCTAGTGTTAACAAACTACAGGAACCAAAACGTATGAGCAATATATCCGAAATCAGTGAAGCAGACTCTCTACTAGAGGTCCAGTGCTCAAGTTCTCCTAGCTCAGAAACTATTAGTTTAGGTAGTGAGACCAGTTTAGGATACCAGCGTAAAGTTCGCTTAAGTGGAACACCAGAACATGGTGGACATGGGGTGGTACATAAATCTGACAAGTCTCGGAAAAGGACTTACCGGATAGGGCTCAATATGTTTAATAA AAAACCAGAGAAGGGGATTGTGTTCCTGTGTGATCATGGCTTTATTGGGGAGACCCCGTCAGAAGTGGCCCATTTTCTGATCACCAGGAAGGGACTCAGTAAGCAGATGATTGGGGAGTACCTAGGGAACCTCCAGAAGCCATTCAACCAACAAGTGTTAGA ATACTTTGCTCAAGAAATTGACTTGTCCGGTCTCCAGGTGGACATGGCCCTCAGGAAATTCCAGTCCTACTTCAGAATGCCC GGTGAAGCACAGAAGATCGAGCGTTTAATGGAG GCGTTTGCTGACCGTTACTGTGCATGTAACCCTGACCAAATCAAGAATTTCCGAAATCTGGACACAATCTTCCTCTTAGCATTCGCCATCATAATGTTAAACACAGACTCTCATAACTCCAGCATTAAGGCCGAACGCAAAATGAAAGTAGATGATTTCATCAGGAATCTGCGAG ACATAGATGATGGTCAAGATGTGGACCGAGACATGTTGATTGGGATCTACAACCGAATCCAGGTCCAGGAGTTCCGCGCGGGGGTCGACCATGTCACTCAGGTCATGAAGGTCGAGCAGACGGTGGTAGGCAAGAAACCA CAACTAGCTCTTCCCCACCGTCGCCTGGTGTGTTACTGTCGTTTGTATGAAGTCCACGATCCGAACAAAAAAGAGAAAATTGGTCTCCATCAGCGAGAAGTCTTCCTGTtcaatgacctacttttg ATTACGAAAATATTCAGTAAGAAGAAGTCGGGCATTACCTACTCTTACAAACAGTCCTTCTCACTCAGCGGCATGCAGGTCTATCTGTTTGAAACCTCAC ATTATCAGTACGGCGTGCGGCTGGTGGGAGGTGTGAACAATAAAGTACTAATCACGCTGAATGCTAGAAATGACCACGATCGACAAAAATTTGTGGATGATCTAAGGGAGGCAATTTTGGAG ACCAATGGAATGGAAACGATACGTATAGAAGAAGAGCTGCAGAAACACAGTGCCAATCACAACACGCTCGACAGACATTATGCAAATGACGACTCGCGTGTATTAATGTACGAGCTCATGAAGCCATCAGATCCATCTATAAATAGGCTGTCAGCCCCCGACTGCCCCGCCTTACAGAAACTTCCTCTGTCCAATTCTCTTACTGATCTATGTCAAG GTCAAGGGATGAGGAGAGGTAGCAGTGGTGGATCTTTGGACAGTGGAGTG GCGTCTGGAGGATCCGGGGGAGTGGTGGTATATGGGGACATGACATCACAGAACAGTCAGACCAGTCTACATTCCCGGGGGTCACCAGCCACCCCCAAAACCAGCCAAATTAGTCTACAGTCTCTGGGATCACCCACGATACAGTCAGGGGTCAAAGGTCGAAGGAAACAGGCAGTGTCACTCAGGAAGGGGTTGCCAGTGGGTACAGATGTCTGA
- the LOC130048360 gene encoding IQ motif and SEC7 domain-containing protein 2-like isoform X3, whose amino-acid sequence MTTMTEMEMEERGRSRRSHSCVTSSHSGEEFLRNKNRSRSVGGSPLESPRSSRLLTQTSLHSNRCQRQRSFRRNEDEIKRSRSQSVAYELSQDLQDKQVEMLERKYGGSIRSRRAAKIIQRAFRQYTMNKNFEKLRIAVGERRFSKRLSELGRSNTVSADAYFLGGSPILQGNGELQRHSDILGKRVDSDKLRFGENRLRQQMSLDQNVRFDSQLPFRRSSDKRKLERHKEVDLTDIPKDLKSVSNETNNNRNSCPEMNESSASDSPQPTPVDSTIDPHSLDCETLLENKDTGIVLAESFHSDQSHADGSLYLGGYNHKKMSASSLYSNASTDTLENNKSESYDSYKSNFSDSGSYGSQGDLQIRIDNIQPETVRTPEQKQMADQAHKYYMQQEIKLRKNDSSGSLSGKKPPQVPVRVPEASPIWKRKGINTNGAPPPPASVNKLQEPKRMSNISEISEADSLLEVQCSSSPSSETISLGSETSLGYQRKVRLSGTPEHGGHGVVHKSDKSRKRTYRIGLNMFNKKPEKGIVFLCDHGFIGETPSEVAHFLITRKGLSKQMIGEYLGNLQKPFNQQVLEYFAQEIDLSGLQVDMALRKFQSYFRMPGEAQKIERLMEAFADRYCACNPDQIKNFRNLDTIFLLAFAIIMLNTDSHNSSIKAERKMKVDDFIRNLRDIDDGQDVDRDMLIGIYNRIQVQEFRAGVDHVTQVMKVEQTVVGKKPQLALPHRRLVCYCRLYEVHDPNKKEKIGLHQREVFLFNDLLLITKIFSKKKSGITYSYKQSFSLSGMQVYLFETSHYQYGVRLVGGVNNKVLITLNARNDHDRQKFVDDLREAILETNGMETIRIEEELQKHSANHNTLDRHYANDDSRVLMYELMKPSDPSINRLSAPDCPALQKLPLSNSLTDLCQGQGMRRGSSGGSLDSGVASGGSGGVVVYGDMTSQNSQTSLHSRGSPATPKTSQISLQSLGSPTIQSGVKGRRKQAVSLRKGLPVGTDV is encoded by the exons ATGACAACTATGACAGAAATGGAGATGGAGGAAAGAGGAAGATCACGAAGGTCTCATAGTTG TGTAACTAGCTCACATAGTGGAGAGGAATTTCTGCGGAACAAGAATCGGTCTCGCTCCGTGGGGGGATCACCACTCGAGTCACCGCGAAGCAGCAGACTTCTCACACAGACCAGTCTCCACAGCAACCGCTGTCAGCGACAAAGGTCCTTTCGAAGAAATGAAGACGAAATAAAACGTTCTCGGTCACAGTCTGTGGCCTACGAACTGTCACAAGACTTACAGGACAAGCAGGTTGAAATGTTAGAAAGAAAGTATGGTGGATCTATACGATCGCGGCGTGCCGCAAAAATTATCCAGAGGGCATTCCGCCAGTATACCATGAACAAAAACTTTGAGAAATTACGAATAGCAGTTGGTGAACGTAGATTTTCAAAACGTTTATCAGAATTGGGTAGAAGCAACACAGTAAGTGCTGATGCATATTTCTTGGGTGGATCACCAATTTTACAAGGTAATGGTGAATTACAAAGACACTCGGACATTCTAGGCAAGCGAGTGGACAGTGATAAACTTCGATTCGGTGAAAACCGACTGCGACAACAAATGTCCTTGGACCAAAATGTTAGATTTGATTCACAACTACCATTCAGAAGATCCTCTGATAAAAGAAAGTTGGAACGGCACAAGGAGGTGGACTTAACGGATATTCCAAAAGACTTAAAATCTGTCTCCAACGAAACTAATAATAACCGAAACTCTTGTCCTGAAATGAATGAAAGCAGTGCTAGTGATTCTCCTCAGCCGACGCCAGTGGACAGCACGATAGATCCACACAGTCTGGATTGTGAAACTCTATTGGAAAATAAAGATACTGGTATTGTGTTAGCAGAGAGTTTTCACAGTGATCAGAGTCATGCGGATGGATCGTTATACCTGGGTGGTTACAATCATAAGAAAATGTCCGCCTCATCGCTATATTCCAATGCAAGTACAGATACAttagaaaataataaaagtGAATCATATGATTCGTATAAATCCAATTTCTCAGACTCTGGCTCCTATGGTAGCCAGGGCGATCTACAAATCCGAATAGACAACATCCAGCCAGAAACGGTACGAACTCCTGAACAAAAACAAATGGCAGATCAAGCCCATAAGTATTACATGCAACAGGAAATCAAACTCCGTAAAAATGACAGTTCTGGTTCTTTATCTGGGAAAAAACCGCCTCAGGTACCAGTCAGAGTTCCCGAAGCCTCACCTATATGGAAACGTAAAGGCATTAACACAAACGGAGCTCCGCCACCACCAGCTAGTGTTAACAAACTACAGGAACCAAAACGTATGAGCAATATATCCGAAATCAGTGAAGCAGACTCTCTACTAGAGGTCCAGTGCTCAAGTTCTCCTAGCTCAGAAACTATTAGTTTAGGTAGTGAGACCAGTTTAGGATACCAGCGTAAAGTTCGCTTAAGTGGAACACCAGAACATGGTGGACATGGGGTGGTACATAAATCTGACAAGTCTCGGAAAAGGACTTACCGGATAGGGCTCAATATGTTTAATAA AAAACCAGAGAAGGGGATTGTGTTCCTGTGTGATCATGGCTTTATTGGGGAGACCCCGTCAGAAGTGGCCCATTTTCTGATCACCAGGAAGGGACTCAGTAAGCAGATGATTGGGGAGTACCTAGGGAACCTCCAGAAGCCATTCAACCAACAAGTGTTAGA ATACTTTGCTCAAGAAATTGACTTGTCCGGTCTCCAGGTGGACATGGCCCTCAGGAAATTCCAGTCCTACTTCAGAATGCCC GGTGAAGCACAGAAGATCGAGCGTTTAATGGAG GCGTTTGCTGACCGTTACTGTGCATGTAACCCTGACCAAATCAAGAATTTCCGAAATCTGGACACAATCTTCCTCTTAGCATTCGCCATCATAATGTTAAACACAGACTCTCATAACTCCAGCATTAAGGCCGAACGCAAAATGAAAGTAGATGATTTCATCAGGAATCTGCGAG ACATAGATGATGGTCAAGATGTGGACCGAGACATGTTGATTGGGATCTACAACCGAATCCAGGTCCAGGAGTTCCGCGCGGGGGTCGACCATGTCACTCAGGTCATGAAGGTCGAGCAGACGGTGGTAGGCAAGAAACCA CAACTAGCTCTTCCCCACCGTCGCCTGGTGTGTTACTGTCGTTTGTATGAAGTCCACGATCCGAACAAAAAAGAGAAAATTGGTCTCCATCAGCGAGAAGTCTTCCTGTtcaatgacctacttttg ATTACGAAAATATTCAGTAAGAAGAAGTCGGGCATTACCTACTCTTACAAACAGTCCTTCTCACTCAGCGGCATGCAGGTCTATCTGTTTGAAACCTCAC ATTATCAGTACGGCGTGCGGCTGGTGGGAGGTGTGAACAATAAAGTACTAATCACGCTGAATGCTAGAAATGACCACGATCGACAAAAATTTGTGGATGATCTAAGGGAGGCAATTTTGGAG ACCAATGGAATGGAAACGATACGTATAGAAGAAGAGCTGCAGAAACACAGTGCCAATCACAACACGCTCGACAGACATTATGCAAATGACGACTCGCGTGTATTAATGTACGAGCTCATGAAGCCATCAGATCCATCTATAAATAGGCTGTCAGCCCCCGACTGCCCCGCCTTACAGAAACTTCCTCTGTCCAATTCTCTTACTGATCTATGTCAAG GTCAAGGGATGAGGAGAGGTAGCAGTGGTGGATCTTTGGACAGTGGAGTG GCGTCTGGAGGATCCGGGGGAGTGGTGGTATATGGGGACATGACATCACAGAACAGTCAGACCAGTCTACATTCCCGGGGGTCACCAGCCACCCCCAAAACCAGCCAAATTAGTCTACAGTCTCTGGGATCACCCACGATACAGTCAGGGGTCAAAGGTCGAAGGAAACAGGCAGTGTCACTCAGGAAGGGGTTGCCAGTGGGTACAGATGTCTGA